Within Corallococcus exiguus, the genomic segment TCGCCTGCTGCTCCTGGGAGTGCTGCTGTGCGCGGGAGCGGCGGGCGCGCAGCAGGACTTCAAGCGCACGCTCGTGCCGGGCCGGCCGTTGTGTCTGGTCTGGCCGGGGCGTGACTACGTCTACCACCTGGACGCGGCCGGCAGCACGCGCACGCCCGGGGACACGGAGGTCGTCGCCATCGAGGCGGCCTTCGACGCGTGGCGGGCGCTGTCCTCGACGTGCAGCGACTTCCGTTTCATCCGGGGCGAGGATTGGTCGCGCCCCGTCGAGATCGGCTACGACGAGGAGCACCGCTTCGACAACTACAACGTCGTCACCTTCCGCGAGCGCAACTGCCAGGACGTCGCCCCTCCGGACGATGCGTGCTGGGCGGAGGAGACGTGCGGCAACGTCTACCAGTGCTGGGCGCACGGGGGCGCCACCATCGGGCTCACCACTTCGTCGTTCAGCTTCAAGGACGGCTCGGTGGTGGACTCGGACATCGAGCTCAACGCGGCGGAGACGGACTACGGTCCCAGCTTCCTCTTCACCACCGTGAATGGGCCGCCGTGCTCGGGCCCACCGTCCACCGACTGCGTCGCCACGGACGTGCAGAACACGATGACGCATGAGATTGGCCACGTCGTCGGGCTGGACCACGTCTACTCCGCGGGCTCCACCATGGAGGCCACCGCCTCCCAGGGCGAGACGTCCAAGCGAGTCATCGACGCGGGCTCGGCGGCCGGCTTCTGCTCGGCCTATCCGCGCGGCCTGCCGCCCACGCAGTGCCGCATCCCGGAGGACCCGGGCCTGAAGCTCGTGGCGGACGGGAAGGGCACCGGCTGCGGCGCTTCCGCGGCAGGACCGGGCGTGGCCGCCGTGCTGCTCTGGAGCGTGGCGCTGATGCGCAGGGGCAGGCGGTCAGCGGCCCCTCGGGCTGGCCTCCCCGGCGCTGCCCCGGGCGGACCTCGCGGTTAGACTCTGACCGTGGCCGTCGCCTTCTTCGACCTGGACAGGACGCTGCTCGCCGCCAACTCCGCGTCGCTCTGGGTGCGCCGCGAGCTGGCATTGGGGCACATCTCCCGCTGGGAGGCCCTGCGCGCCAGCCTGCTGCTCGCGCGTTACCACCTGGGCTTCGTGGCCATGCAGGACGTGCTCCTGCGGGCCACGGCGCTGCTCTCGGGCTCCGACGCCAGGGCCCTGGAGGCGCGCTCCGCGGACTTCTACGCGGAGGCCGTGCGCGGGCAGTACCGGCCCGGGGCCCTGCTCGCGCTGGAGGCCCACCGCGAGGCCGGAGACCAACTGGTACTGCTGACCTCGTCCTCGGGCTACCTGTCCGACCTGGTGGCGCGCGAGCTGCGCCTGGACGGCGTGCTGTGCAACCGCTTCGAGGTGGACGCGGCGGGACTGCACACCGGGCGTCCGCTGGGGACCGTGTGTTTCGGCGAGGGCAAGCGGTTCTACGCGGAGGCCACCGCGAAGGAGGCGGGGGTGCCGCTGTCCGCGTGCGCCTTCTACACGGACTCGTACTCGGACCTGCCGGTGCTGGAGGTGGTGGGGCGCCCGGTGGTGGTGAACCCGGACCACCGGCTGCGCCGTGAGGCGCGGAGGCGGGGCTGGCCGGTGGTGGACTGGGGCGTGCCTTCTGGAGGCGCCACCCCGTCCGTCCCTCCGTCGCCGCCGCTCGTTCCCTCCACCGGCCCTTGAAGGACGCGGTGGAGGCGCGTTGCTTCTTTCAGCGGCGCGGGGACACGAGCCGCATGGTGAACGTGTAGTCCACGTTCGCCGGGCGGCCCTGGTACTGGATGGGCTTGTAGACGCGCGACTGGAGCGAGTCGAGCACCGCCTTGTCCATGTGCTGCACCATCTTCAGGATGCGGCAGTTCTCCACGCGCCCCTTGTTGGTGATGGTGCAGCGCACCGCCACGAGCCCCTCCGCCTTGATGGCGAGCGCCTCGCGCGTGTAGGCGATGTCCCGGCCCTCCTCCAGGAGCGTCGGCCGCTCCATGGCGTCGTTGAAGGGGATGACGGCGTTCGGGTTGACGGGCGCGAGCGCGCCAGTCGTGAGCGACGGCACCGCGAGGCTGCCCGCCGCGCTGACCGGTGCCGCGGCGGACACGCCCACCGCGCCCGGCGCCTTGTCCGTCGTCGTGGCGGGGACGGCCGCGGGGGTGGCCGGGTTCGCCGTCATCATCACCGGCGCCGCGAGTCCACCCGGCGTCGCCGGGGCCACGTTCTCGAAGTCCTCGGGGGTGGAGGCGGTGGCCAGGTCCACGCGGCTCGGGCGCTCACCGCCGCCCCGGCGCTTGGTCAGCTTCTGGGACAGCACCACCTCACCGGAGCCGCCGGTGATGATGGTCTCCGTCTGGTAGCCCTCCAGCGCGAAGGTCAGCTCCGCGGTGATGCTGCCCTCGCTGCCCAGCGGCAGCTCCAGCATGAAGGGCGTCACGCCCTTTTCCTTGCCCTTGTAATAGACGCGCGCGCCGGACGGCTGGCTCATCAGCCGGAAGCGCACCTTGCCCGGCGCGGGCGCCGCCGTGGGGGCTTCCGCCGCCGGGGCCGGTGTGGCGGGGGCCGTGGCCTGGGTCACCGGCTGCGCGGGCTTCTCATCCGGGCTGCCGCCGCGCAGGAAGAACAGCGTGATGCCCACCAGGCCCGCGACCATCACGCCACCCAGCGCGCCCATCATGAGCGTGCGCTGGCGGGCGCGCTGCACATCCGCCGGCACCTCCACGCTGATGTCCACAGCGAGCCCACCGTCCGCGGGCTCCGCGTTGCCCACGTTGGCGAACAGCGGGGACGCGTAGGGGCCCGTCGTCGGCGGCGAGGGGTAGGGGCCCGTCGTCGAGGCGCCGCCCAGCCGGCGGAACACGCCGCTGTTGCCGCCCGCGGCCATGTGCGCCTCGCGCAGGCCCTCCAGCACTTCGTCCATCGTCTGGAAGCGCCGCGCCGGATCCTTCTCCATGCAGCGGC encodes:
- a CDS encoding myxosortase-dependent metalloprotease, MXAN_2677/MXAN_2678 family; amino-acid sequence: MSCRLLLLGVLLCAGAAGAQQDFKRTLVPGRPLCLVWPGRDYVYHLDAAGSTRTPGDTEVVAIEAAFDAWRALSSTCSDFRFIRGEDWSRPVEIGYDEEHRFDNYNVVTFRERNCQDVAPPDDACWAEETCGNVYQCWAHGGATIGLTTSSFSFKDGSVVDSDIELNAAETDYGPSFLFTTVNGPPCSGPPSTDCVATDVQNTMTHEIGHVVGLDHVYSAGSTMEATASQGETSKRVIDAGSAAGFCSAYPRGLPPTQCRIPEDPGLKLVADGKGTGCGASAAGPGVAAVLLWSVALMRRGRRSAAPRAGLPGAAPGGPRG
- a CDS encoding HAD family hydrolase — protein: MAVAFFDLDRTLLAANSASLWVRRELALGHISRWEALRASLLLARYHLGFVAMQDVLLRATALLSGSDARALEARSADFYAEAVRGQYRPGALLALEAHREAGDQLVLLTSSSGYLSDLVARELRLDGVLCNRFEVDAAGLHTGRPLGTVCFGEGKRFYAEATAKEAGVPLSACAFYTDSYSDLPVLEVVGRPVVVNPDHRLRREARRRGWPVVDWGVPSGGATPSVPPSPPLVPSTGP
- a CDS encoding TonB family protein, coding for MIKSDSPSPEAPGTDPLIGRTLNGRFSILEPLGVGGMGKVYRALQAPLERVVALKVLNPTFPSSRDPGFQKRFLREASLTSKLRHPNTVTVIDYGQTDDGIYYIAMEYLEGRTLQQVLGQAGPLPWARAVSVAQQVCRSLREAHALGIIHRDLKPANIMILNEADQDLVKVLDFGLVKSVGPQEGPVSPEITQNGTFLGSPQYMAPEQARNVADARSDVYSLGIMLFQMLMGRPPFIARDHIELIFAHYKEPPPTFQAVRPDLAVPPEIEMVVRRCMEKDPARRFQTMDEVLEGLREAHMAAGGNSGVFRRLGGASTTGPYPSPPTTGPYASPLFANVGNAEPADGGLAVDISVEVPADVQRARQRTLMMGALGGVMVAGLVGITLFFLRGGSPDEKPAQPVTQATAPATPAPAAEAPTAAPAPGKVRFRLMSQPSGARVYYKGKEKGVTPFMLELPLGSEGSITAELTFALEGYQTETIITGGSGEVVLSQKLTKRRGGGERPSRVDLATASTPEDFENVAPATPGGLAAPVMMTANPATPAAVPATTTDKAPGAVGVSAAAPVSAAGSLAVPSLTTGALAPVNPNAVIPFNDAMERPTLLEEGRDIAYTREALAIKAEGLVAVRCTITNKGRVENCRILKMVQHMDKAVLDSLQSRVYKPIQYQGRPANVDYTFTMRLVSPRR